One Callithrix jacchus isolate 240 chromosome 4, calJac240_pri, whole genome shotgun sequence genomic window, TACTCAAAACagcacaaaatttaaaacttaagagtagtttatttctagaattttccaaGTAATATTTTCAGACTCTTGACTGCAAGTAATTAAAACTGGAAATTGAAACCACACATATTGGGGGGTGGGCTACTGTACAAATCACTCACATCCCCAATAGGTATTTGATATTTGTCCTAGTGAAACCAACGCAATAGTCCCATAGACTATTCTTTTCAGAGAAATTGACCCTTCTGATCTTAAAACTTGAagcttacatttgttttatctgagttccttcctcagaaaAGGCCCTTCAGGCCTCTCAAAAAAAGTATCAAGGAACTGAAATTCACCAGATCACCACATCCTGACAATGAGATGCCTGACCCCTCATTCATCATGACAGCTTTGGTGTCTCTCCCTagttatcattttcttcttttacatgTGGTTACATTGTTTTCCTTGGTATATAAAACCCTAGTTTTAGGCATttagggagatggatttgagactaagctcccatctccttggctgtggcacctgattaaagccttcttccttcgCTATATTTATTGTCTCAGtgactggctttctgtgcagGGGACAACAGGATCTAGACCCAACCCATGGTTTTTAATCACTAATTTTAGTTAATATGGTAGACATTCCCACCAAGTTCACAACATCTCTGattaaaaatactgataaaaacaacaaaagcaaaacaataatcCTGAAccagtagtttttaaaaacaaattgtttgGTTACCTGGTAAAATTTGATAACGGGGTAAATTTAACCTTTGTTTTTAGCTAGAAAACACATTCTAGTCTTCATATTTTTCACCATATTTTAATGTTAGGGAAGCTACTGGTACTGTCTAACATTTATATTGAGGTTTAAATAACAGACCTTAATGCACTTTCCTATTCCATCCAGAGCTAAATAAGAAAATGCTAATAAGCCAGGCAATGTTTTGTGAGTCTAAATTCTTTATCTGAAGTTCAGATTGTATTTAAACCCAGTTCTTAATGAATCAGTTCCTAATGAATCAATTTTAGATTGTATTTAAACCCAGTTCTTAATGAATCAAAAATGGATGTAATATTCCTTTTTGAATGAGGTTTCTTGTGAGGTGATAAAGGGAGGGCTAGTGAGTATATCCATATTCTCCTGTAACTTATACTTTTAGCTCTTACTTAGGCTTTTTGTGTCTTGACTCCAATAATCTGATAGGGACATTTGGACAACTGGTAAGTCCATAAATATTGATTTTCATGAATTGAGTTTCTAATGAGATCATGGCTAAATTGGGAAACATTCAATTTTATAAGATTAGGTGGCCCAAGACAGATTAAAACTGGACCTCACTCAGAGCAAACATACCTCCAGATATACTTATATCAAAACTGTTAGTTCAGAAAAATAAGAGATTTTCTATCTCATTTCACTGTATATGAAATTAACACCCACAAAGGAAGATAGCAGTATTGGCTTatgtgtttaattatttatttcagaaGTCCTAGTTTTATTCCCATCTCTCTGTACTAGTGCACATGTAACTTCTTTATTCAGAGGTATGTTTTcctcttcaaaatatataatcttCTTCATACAACCTCTCAGTGCAGCAAATTTTTCTTGGTGAGGAACATATGTCTATTTGCTTTTCACTCTCAAGACAGTCTCTTTTACAGCGACCATAACGTTTGGTGCAACGATCAGCATCCACCAAGGTGCATGTGGCTACAGTAAAAGAAGAGTAACTGAAATTACTAATCTTTTATTTAAGCATAGATTACTTCTGATTTCATAAAGCATGATGTGTACATTGTACCACaagtttagaaaataataacataTGATTTAAAACTTCATGACATACATTATGGATAGATGTTTTTCTTACCATAGGTTTTAGCAAGgtcagcatacattttttttcctttattaagtcaagaatttttacattttcacttaAAGCACATTACAACTTCTCAAAAAGATTCAAGATATTTTTAGAGTGACAGGGCAATTTACATAatctttcagttattttcagACAGTCATGTCAtatctaaaatttttaatattttaggatTATGATAAACAGTGTGGGTTacatcttttaatatttatatgacATGTCCTTATGATAGTtgtaaaaaagtttaattttagcTTTTTGGTACTGTCACTAAAGTGCATGCGATTTTTGTCCCattgaaattttaacttttatgtctttatgtttaatacttttccttctttaaaaaaatttttaatatactttgttAGTTATataattggaatttaaaaaattagtaaatgtaaaggtatttaaaaaatatatggtgGATAGTAACATTTATCTGTCATATTTGTCACCAATTAGTCTTccttatttgttgttttttatattgttagttaCAGATTTTAAACAATAACAGTTTTATTATAAGATATATaattattcaatttaaaaatgtgaacaattttgtatttttatatgcaGAAGTGTACA contains:
- the DEFB114 gene encoding beta-defensin 114; its protein translation is MRIFYYLLHFLCYVTFILPATCTLVDADRCTKRYGRCKRDCLESEKQIDICSSPRKICCTERLYEEDYIF